The Desulfomicrobium escambiense DSM 10707 genome segment TGGTCCGTTTCCGCACCGGCGACCTGACCACCCTCATCGGCGCGCCCTGCGCCTGCGGTCGGACCTTCAGGCGCATGACCCGCATCCCGGGCCGCAGCGACGACATGCTCATCATTCACGGCGTGAACATCTTTCCGGCCCAGATCGAGACGCTCATCGCCTCCACGGGTCTTGCGGACCCGCACTACCAGGTCGTCCTGGACCGCCAGGGGCACATGGACCAGGCGACGATCCTTCTGGAGGCGCCGGAGTCCTTCTGCACCGATTCCATCAAGCAGTCCCAGCGCATCCTCGAAAACGTGCGCATCCGCCTGCAGACCGAGCTGGGCGTGTCCTTCGAGGTCCGCCTGGTGGAGCCCCGCACCCTGCAGCGCGAAGGAGGCGGAAGGATCGTGGATCGCCGCAAAATCTAGCGCCGAGCGATCAATAACAAAACGCCCGCGGCAGAGATGCCGTGGGCGTTTTGTTTTGACGCGCGGGTGCAGGAGCGCTCTCACGAGCCGTGCGTTTTCGTGAGGCCTGGTCAGCGGAATACGCTTCCGCGCCTGGTCGGGCTGGGCGTTGCGGCCGCCGGAACCCGCCTCAGCAGGCGCACATGTCGTTCTGCAGGTTCGGGACGGGTTTGAAGCCCAGACGGCGCAGGCAGGACCCGCCGCAGGAATTGGCGCAATCGCATTCATCGCCCACGACGGCCACGGGCACGGAACTGCGAGCGCTGACCCTGTCGGACAGCGAGCCGAGGAACGAACGTACGCCGGTCGCGCCGCCGGAGCCCATGATGATCATGTCGCAGCGGTTGGCGCGGGCGGCGTCGACGATGGCGTCGGCCGGAGTGCCGTGGCCGATGACCGTCTTGAACACCACGCCGGCCTCGCGACAGCCGTCCTCGTACAGGCGCAGGACCTTGGAGATGCGCTCCATGTCCTTCATGTTGATCTTCTTGCGGGCCTCGGGGCTGATGCGGGCGCTGACGAGGCTCAGGGCGTGAAAGAGCACGACCTTGCCGCCGCACTGCTTGGCGAGGCCGATGGCGTAACGCTTGGCGCGACGGGACGCTTCGCCGCCGTCAACGGGAACAAGAAATGTTTTGAGACCTGGCAGTTCCATATATGCTTCCTCCGAAAGTTTTAGGTTGGTCAGTCAACCAATTTGTGACACGGCTCACAATGTCCGTCAAGAGGAAAGTTGCTCCATGGACGAGGGGCTGGGAAAATGGGGGGTCGCGAACGGCATGGCATTGCTTGCGCTTGCGTGTGGAGGGACGCCGTGCGATCGTCCGCACGTTTCGTCGGGCGGGAATCGCCGTCTGCCCGGCACGGTCTTCCAACAAGCGGGGCAGGTTCCATGCAGGTGTTGCGTCACGCGGCCGGGTTCATCCTTCTCTTCATGGCATCGGCAGGGCTGGTCCAGGCCGGACAGGGCTCACGCGTCCTTCTGGACGGGCTGTGGACCCGGGCGCAGCTGGCCGGGACGCCGGCCGACCATGTGGTCAGCCGCCCGTATTCCAAACCCGCGGACATCACGCCGCCTCTGCGGCTCGAACCCGTCGCGCGTCTGGCCGAAGTCCCGGCGGGCTCGCGCGGCGTCATCCGTCGCGTGCATGTCCCGGCCGGGGACAAGGTCCTGGCCCTGACCTTCGACCTGTGCGAACGGGCCAGCAACCGCACGGGCTACCGCACCGAGATCGTCAATTTCCTGCGCGGCCAGGGCATTGCGGCCACGTTCTTTGCCGGGGGCAAGTGGATGCGTTCCCACCCGGAGCAGACCATGCAGCTCATGGCCGACCCGCTCTTCGAACTGGGCAATCACTCCTGGACCCATGCCAATTTCGCCCTGACGGACGAGGCCGAAACTCGCGACCAGGTGCTCTGGACCCAGGCCCAGTACGAACTGCTGCGCGAAGAGCTGGCGCGCCGGGCCGACGGGCGCGGCCTGGGGGCGGAGATGGCCGCGGTGCCTGCTTCCATGACGCTTTTCCGCTTGCCTTACGGCCGCAACGCGCCCGAAACCCTGGAGCGTCTGGCGGTCATGGGGCTGCCCGTGATCCAGTGGGACGTCTTGGGCGAAGGCGGGGCGGGCACGGCGCGGGATATGGCTCTGCGCGCGGCGGGCGAGGTGCGCCCCGGCTCCATCGTGCTCATGCACGCCAACGCCGTGCCGCGCCACACGCACGAAATCGTCCCGGTCTTCGTGGACGAACTGCTGCGCCGGGGCTGGCGTTTCGTGACCGTGAGCGAACTTCTGGCCATGGGCCGGGCCGAGACCGTGCAGGACGGCTACTTCGAGCGGCCTGGCGACAACCGGCAGTTCGACACGGGCTATCCGGGCAAGGGGACCCTGCATCCCGCACCCCGGCCCGAGGCCGGGAAGGCGGCGCAGTGACGTTGCGCCGCACCCGTTTGTGCGTGCCGTTCCCGGCTTTGCGCTCAAATCCGGTTTTGTCGCGCAGAAGACAAAGATTTCTTTCAACGCCCTTTTGAATCTGCTAGGACATCGAAAAAGGGAGGCAGCCATGGACCGCAAGAAGGTGCTGGTCATCGACGACGAAGAGCACGTGCGCATGCTCTATGACGCGGAGCTCCGGGCGCAAGGCTACGACGTGGCCGTGTCCGACGGCAGCGAAGACCCTCTGGAACTCGTGCGGCGCAATGCCCCCGACCTGATCATTTTGGACATCAAGCTCGGCAGCAGATCGGGGCTCGACCTGCTGCAGTCCATCCGCCAGAAGCATCTGGACCTGCCCGTCATCCTCTGCACCGCCTACGACAGCTTCCGCTGCGACCTCAAATCCATCGCCGCCGACGCCTATGTGGTCAAATCCTACGACAGCACGGAATTGATGAACAAGGTCAAGGAACTCATCTAACTACGCGAAAAGGCTCCGTTGCGTACGCGGTGGCGGAGCGCTCTTTCTGAATTTTCTCCGAAGCGTCGAAAGCCCCCGCACAGAATGGCTGTGCGGGGGCTTTCGACGCTTTCAAGGAGGGAAGCTATTGTTCCCTGGCGAAGGGCCAGGCCATGAGGCCGCCTTCCATGACGCGCACGTCGGTGTAGCCTTCCTTTTCCAGGATGCGCTGGGCCTCGTAGCCGCGCATGGAGACCTTGCAGAAGGACAGGATGGTCGCGTTCTTGTCCTCGGGCAGTTCGGACACGCGCTTGCGCAGCTGGCCCAGGGGGATGAGGGTTTCGCCGCGTCCCAGGCGCATCTCCTTGAACTCCTCGGGGCCGCGCACGTCGAGGACATACAGGGGGCCGCCCGCGTCGAACAGGGCCTTGGCCTCCACGGCGGAGATGCCGGTCATGAGCCCGCGCATCTTGTTCTGCAGGATGTGCGCCGTGGCGATGGCGTGGTCGATGGCCTGCGAATAGGGCGGGGCGTAGGGCAGGTCGGCCATGGCCATGTCGTCCACGGTCCAGCCGGCGGCCACGGCCACGGCCATTTCCGAAGCCTGGCGGTTGACGTCGCCCTGGCCCACGCAGGCGAAGCCGAGGATGCGGCCCGTGGCGCGATCGGCAATCATCTTGGAGACCAGGGGTTTTGCGTTCATGAAACCGGGCTTGTCGGGGCTGGCGTTGACGGCCGTGACCACGTCGAAGCCGGCTTCGCGGGCTCGGCGCTCGGACAGGCCCGTGGAGGCGGCGGTGAAGTCGAAGACCTTGCAGATGCCGCTGCCGATGGTGCCGGGGAAGCGCACCGTGTCGCCGAGCACGGCGTTTTCGCCGGCCACGCGGCCTTCGAGGTTGGCCAGGTCGCCGTAGGGGGCGAACATCTTCGCACCCGTCAGCCGGTTGGTGACCTCGACGCAGTCGCCCGCGGCGTAGATGTCCGGGTCCGAGGTGCCCATGAAGTCGTTGACGACGATGCCGCCGAACCGGCCGATCTCAAGGCCGGCCTCCTTGGCCAGGGCCGTGTTGGGGGCCACGCCGATGGCCATGACCACCAGGTCGCAGGGCAGCTCGCGGCCGTCGGCCAGGCGCACGCCCGTGACGTGGCCGTCTTCACCCGTGATCGCGGCGATGCCCGTGCCGGTCAGGATGTCCGCGCCCTTGGAGCGGGCGTGGTTCTCCACCAGCAGGGCCAGTTCCGTGTCGAGAAAGCCCAGAACCTGTGGCAGGGCCTCGACCACGGTGACATGAACGCCGGATTCGTGCAGGGCTTCGCAGGCTTCCATGCCGATGAGGCCGCCGCCGACGATGACGGCGCGCTTGCCCCGGCCGTGTTCGGCCCAGGCGCGCATGCGGTCGGCGTCGGCCATGGAGTTCAGGGTGGTCACGCCCTGCAGGTCGCGGCCCAGGATGGGCGGCATCTTCGGCACCGAGCCGGTGCAGAGGATGAGCTTGTCGTAGGCCAGCATGCCGGTCTCGCCGGCGGCGTTGATCCAGTTCACGACCTTGGCCTCGCGATCGATGCGCACGGCCTCTGTGTTGACCATGGCCGTGATGCCCTTGGCGCCGGCGAAGAATGACGGGTCGCGGACCACGCCGGCCGGGGTGCACAGCAGCTTTTCGCGTTCCTTGAACATCCCGGAGACGTAGTAGGGGTAGCCGCACGAGGCCATGGACAGCTCCGGGGCCTTCTGCAGGAGGATGACCTCCGCGCTCTGGTCCAGGCGGCTGGCCCTGGCCGCGGCCTTGGGTCCGGCGGCAGTGCCTCCGATGACGACGATACGCTTGGGAACCATGAGAAACTCCTTGATGATGAATTTTTGTGTTGATCGAGGTCCGGTCCGGCCGTGTCCGCGCGCCCGACGAGAGTCGGCAACGGGCGGCGGGAGGGCCGTCGGGAAAAGTTACTGCGCTGCGTCCGCCTTGGTGCGGGCCGCCAGGGCATGGCCCAGGCTGACGGCTCCCAGCAGCATGACGAAGCCCAGGTGTGCCCAGTCCACGGCCATGACGAGGTTCGGGGAAAAGAACACGTCGGGCTGGTTCTTCATGACCCGCACGAGGCCCGTGGCCACGACGCCGGCCCAGCTCAGGGTTAGGAGCAGTCCGCCGGAAGTCCACCTTCGCTTCATGGCCAGGGGCAGCCGCCAGCCCAGGAAGACCAGCAGGACGGCGGCCAGGCCGTAGTGCAGGATGTGGTTCAGGTAGTAGTCGGCCGTCCAGGCGAAGCCCGGCACGTCGGCCAGGTAGTAGCGCGCGAAGATGGGCATCTGCGCGAAGCCCGTGAAGAGCAGGGCGAAGACCGTCAGGCGGAAGATCAGATTCAGGCCGCGCTTATTCATGGTCGTCCTCCGAAGCCGCGCCGCGGATCAGGTGCAGCGCTCCGGCGACCAGACCGGCCAGGGGCGCGGCGTAGACGGCCCGGGCAAGGGTGTCCTCGGTGGTGAAGGGATTGCCGACGGAGGCCAGGTGCGGCCGGCCCGGCCCCTTATCGATGGCCTGGTTCACGACGTCGAAGGGCACGGGCGAGACGTAGAACGTGTTGGTCCCGCCGTTTTCCGTGTCGCCGTAGAGGAAGCCGCCGGTCTCCTCGGCCAGCTTGCGGGCCTGGGCCAGGATCTTATCGCGCGGGCCGATGGTCTGCACGCCCTCGGGGCAGACCTCGATGCAGGCGGGCGTGCCGCCGGCTGCAACGCGGTCCTGGCAGCGGTCGCACTTGTACATGACGCCGTTGCCCGCGAAGCTGGGGGCCAGCTTCAGGTACAGGCCCACGCCCGTCTGGCGCTCGGGGATGTGCCACGGGCAGACGTCCTTGCACTTGGAGCCGCCCAGGCAGATCTCGTCGTTGATCGCCACGATGCCACGCCCGTCCTTGGACGCCGCGCCCCAGGGGCAGAGGTTGGCGCAGGGCGGGTTCTGGCAGTGCAGGCAGCGCCGCGGGATGTTCAGTTCGAAGGTCCTACCGTTGTACTCACCAGAGGCCGTCTGGATGTAGAGCCAGTTGTAGGGCGTCAGGCGGTCATTCACGTCGCGCTTGTCGCTCCAGTCTGCGGCCTTGACCCGGGACGGGTACATCTTCGGGAAGGGTTTGACGGGTTCGGGATACCTGTGTGCGTTCGCCTCGCGGCAGGCCTCCACGCAGGCCCCGCAGCCGATGCATTTGGACAGGTCGAGCAGGGTGGCCAGAACGACTGCTACGCTCGAGGCCGAACTGGATCCTTCCGCGGCTCTGCCCTGCGCAGGTCCGGCCACGGCTCCGGCCGCTGCGGCCAGACCCGTGGCGAGGAAAGATCTGCGGTTGATTTTCATGCATTTCTCCAAATGGTTCTAAGTGTAGCGATCCATGCCTTTTCCGGGTTTGCAGGCCTGCTCATCCTCACGCCTTCTCCCCAGGCAGCCGCACGGTCAGCACCGGCACGGGACTCAGTCGCACGACCTTGCGGGCCACCGAGCCCAGCAGCATGTCGGCGAACACGCCCCGGCCGTGGGCGCCCATGACCACCAGATCGTGGCCCGGGATTTCCTCGAGGATGCGTTCGGCCGGATCGCCAGTCAGGATCTTCACCTCCGCCCCTGCCACGGGGCAGGCGGCGTGGTTCGTGGCGCACTCGGCGGCCATCTCGCGCACGCGCTTCTCGGCCTTGTCCTTGGCCCGCGTCGTGGCGGACGCGTTGAGGTCCTTCCAGCCGGCGGCCTCGAAATGCGTCTCGATGTCGAACCCGGCGTCCTCGCTCATGAGGTCCACGAGGTCCGGAACCACGTGCAGGATGGTCATGGCCGCTCCGTAACGGGTGGCCAGGGATACGGCGTGGCGCAGGGCCAGGCGGGCGCTTTCGGACAAGTCGGTGGCGTAGAGGATGCGTCTGTATTCGGGCAGCATGGTTCTAGCTCCTGCCGGCGGGTTGGGGTGCGGTGAATCCCGGCGCCTGGGCCGGGCCGAAGAGGCGGTCGGTCAGCCGGACGTACCAGGCCGCGCTCTGGACCTGGATGATGTAGGCCATGGCCACGACCAGGGCCGCATCGGAGCCGCCCGCGCCGAAGGCGTTCATGGCCACGGCCAGGGCGATGGACAGGTTGCGCATGACCGTGCCGTAGACCATGGCGATGGCGTCGCCGCGCGGCAGGAGCATGCGCCCCAGGATCGTGCTGAGGATGAAGTTCGCCCCGTAGATGACGGCCAGGGGGACGAGGATCTGCAGCAGCACGGCGGGCGCGCCCATGATGGTCTTGGCTTTGAGGGCCAGGGCGATGAAGACGATGCCGAGCACCCCGACGGTGGACAGGGCCGGGAATCGCGGGCCCAGGCGTTCGGCGAAGGCCTTCTGGCCGTAGACGCGAACCAGAACCCGCTGGGTGGCGTACCCCAGGGCCATGGGCAGGAAGACGATGAGCACGATCTGGGAGAAGACGGCCGAGACATCCATCTCGATGCTGGCTCCCAGCAGGCTCCGGACGTAGATCGGCGTGGCCAGGGAGCCCAGGGTCAGCCCGATGACGGTCATCTTCACGGCCGCGGCCACGTTGCCCTTGGCGAAGCCCGTCCAGGAGATGGTCATGCCGCTGGTGGGCACCAGGCCGGCCAGGACGACGCCGAGCATCATGTAGGGCTGTTCGCGGAAGAAGACCCAGGCCACCCCGAAAGCCAGGAAGGGCACAAGGCCGAAGTTGACGAGCTGGGTGATGATCTGGGCCTTGATGTCGCCGCCGGAGAAGACCTGGTTGATCTTGAGGGTGACCATCATGGGGTAGACCATGAGAAAGGTGAACGGCACGATAAGACCCTTGAGCCACGACACGTCGCCCAGCAGGCCGCTGATGAAGCCCAGGACCATGACCGCCGGGATGGCCGTGACCAGATTTTTCGAGATGGTTTGCAGTACGTTCCACATGGTGTCGTTCCCGCTCTATTCTTCGCAGGTCGCGCTGGTTTCGACTTCCCGGCAATCCGGGTTACTCATGCACGGGGCGTCGGCGACCTTCATGACCCTGAGTCCGCCGGCACGTCTCTCGGCGATGAAATTCTTCCCGCACGAGGGGCATGGGTGAAACTGTGGTGCGTAGTCGTCGGCTTGGGTAATGGTTGTTTCGGCCTGACAATACGGACAGGTGACGGTGATGGCGGACATGTTGGCCTCCTGATTACTGGTTTTCGACCTTGGGAACGGTTCTGGCGACACGGACGAGGTAGTCCGCATTCTCTTCGAAGCCCATGACGCAGGATACGGTCTCGAAGGTGCAGTCGGGGTGCACTCGCTGCAGGTCCGCGAGGAAATTCCTGTCGTTGGCCAGGACGTGTACGCTCTCGCCGGGGTGGAGCCGTTTGATCAGGGCGCAGGTCTTGAGCATGCAGAAGAAATCCATGCTGTTGCGCATGTCGATCCGGGCCGCTGCGTCCTTGCGCTCAAACTGGTCGTGGCACTTCATGCGGCCTATAGAGCGAAGGCCATGCCACCACGGGAACTTGAGCGGCGCCGCGATGATTTTTTATGTTTAACTATATGAAATGTAGAGAATAAATTGTCATTAATCCTGAGGTGCGCGCTTGCTCGAAGCGGAGTTCCTTGAACTTTTCATGTTCATAAAATAAACATCTGAACGGCATGGTGTTCATAAAAATAACGTTTTGGTTGACAGGTGAACAGATGGAAGAAAACCTGAATCAGTACTGGAAGACCGTGGTCAACACCATCCAGGACGGGGTCATGATCGTCACCCCGGACGGGCAGATCGTGTCCGTGAATCAGGCTCTGGTGGACATGACGGGCTATGCCCGGGAGGAGCTCATCGGCGCGCCGTGCTCCATCCTCGGTTGCTCGACCTGCGAGTTGGCGCGGGGAATCCCCCAATGCCATTTCTGCGTGATGTTCGAGAAGGGCGAGCTGCGCCGCCAGAAGTGCGGCCTGGTCAGGAAGGACGGGACGCGGCTGCCCGTGGTCAAGAACGCCTCGGTGCTGCGCGACGCCGACGGCTCGGTCATCGGCGCGGTGGAAACCATCACGGACATTTCCGACCTCGTGGACAAGGAGGCGCAGATCGAGATTTTCCGGCGAGAACTGTCGGCCGAGGACAGCTTCCACGGCATCGTCGGCCGCGACGCGCGCATGCAGCAGGTCTTCGACCTCATCGACGGCGTGGCCCAGACCGACGCGCCCGTGGTCATCTACGGCGAGAGCGGCACGGGCAAGGAACTGGTGGCCAAGGCCATCCACGACGCCGGGCCCCGGCGCGATCAGCCGTTCATCAAGGTCAACTGCGCGGCCCTGAACGAATCGTTGCTGGAGAGCGAGCTTTTCGGGCATGTACGTGGCGCCTACACCGGGGCCCACAAGGACAGGGTCGGCCGGTTCGAGAGCGCGGCGGACGGCGACATCTTTCTCGACGAGATCGGGGACCTGCCCATGGCCACCCAGGTCAAGCTCCTGCGCGTTCTGGAAGAGAAGGTCATCGAGCGCGTCGGCGACCACCGGCCCATCCCGGTCCGCGCACGCATCATCACGGCCACCAACCGCGACCTGCCGGATCTGGTGGCCAAGGGCCAGTTCCGCCAGGACCTCTACTACCGCATCAACGTCATCCCCATCCGCATCCCGCCCCTGCGCGAACGGCGGGAGGACATAGCGCTCCTGGCCGCGCACTTCTTCCGTCGCAGCCAGATGAAGTCGGGCAAGCAGGTCCGCGGCATCTCCCGCGAGGCCATGGATCAGATTCTGCGCCATCCCTGGCCCGGCAACGTGCGCGAACTCAGGAGCGCCTTCGAGTACGCATTGGTGGCCTGCAAGACGGACATGATCGAACCCCGCGACCTCCCGGCCGAGGTCTTCCGCCAACCCGAAGTCTGCCTCCCCGGCGAGGTCTCGGGCCGCAGCCTCGACGAAATCAAGAAGGAGCGCCTGCGCAAGGCCCTGGAAGAGGCCGGGGGCAACCGGTCCGAGGCGGCGAGGATATTGGGCATTTCTCGGACGAGCGTGTGGAGCCAGATGAGGCGGTATGGGATTGGGAGCGAGTGAGCCGGCGCGTGATCGGTCCGGACTCCGGTTGCCGCCGCATCGTGCGCGCGCTACGTGCAGTGCGCGGGGGAACCCGGAAACAGTGGAACCTCGGGATGCAGGATCGATCCCGTGCCACGCAGCACTTCAAAGAGGAAATATAATGAGGACATCTCTCGACTGCCTGCCGTGCATCGTCCGCCAGGCGGCGGACGCATCCAGGATGGTCACGGACGACGATGGGGTCGTGCTGGAGATCATGAAGATCGTTTTCGACAGGCTCGCCCGGGCGGATCTTTCGGTCACGCCTCCGGAAATCGTGCGGGCCGTCCATGCGGTCATCCGCCGCGAACTTCATGACGCCGACCCGTTCCTGTCCATCAAAAGGAAATCCACGCAGCGGGCCCTGGACATCGCTGCCAGCGCCAGAGAAGCCATCCGGAACGCCGGGAATCCTTTTGCCGCGGCGCTGGCGTTTTCCATTGCCGGCAACATTCTGGATTTCGGCATGCGGTCCGAGTGGAACGAGGCGATTATTACGGATTCCTTTTCGAAGGCTCTGGAGCGGTCCACGGCATTCGACGCCGAGGCGCTGGCGCGGCTTCGTGACGAGATCGCCGCGGCCGACACGGTTCTCGTGCTGGGGGACAACGCGGGGGAAGCGGTCTTTGACAGGCTGCTCATCGAACATTTTCCGCGGCGGAAGAACGTGCACTACGCGGTCAAGGCCTCGCCGGTCATCAACGACGCCACCTGGGAGGACGCCGCGGCAGCCGGCATCGACGAGGTGGCGGCAATCGTCAGCAATGGCGCGGACATCCCCGGCACGGTCCTCTGGGAATGCTCCGCCGAGTTTCAGCGGATTTTTCACGCCGCGGACGTCGTGATCTCCAAGGGGCAGGGCAATTTCGAAACCCTCAACGAGGACCCGCGCAAGATCTGGTTTCTGTTCCAGGTCAAGTGCCCGGTCATCGCCAATCATTATTCCTTCAGCGTCGGAGACTGGATGCTGCTTGAGAAGAACGGGAGTTGCAATGAGCAAGACGGTCTGCACTCATCATGAGAATGTAAAAGTCAAGTCACGTCCTCCCTTGCAGGGCGGGGAGCTGCGGCTGGCCGAGGAGATGGTCCGTTCTCTGGCACGGCCCGAGGCAGTGGTCGAGCGGGTCGTCGTCGGCGACAAGTTTCTGGCCGTCGTTGCCGGCAGCCGCGTGGGGCTTTCCTCCCTGCTCGGGGCCAGGGCCGACGACGAGGGCTTGCGGCAGGTCCATACCGCCGAAGGTCGGACCGTGGCCGAACTTGCCCGGAACATCATGTCATGCTCAGCGTTCTGCGTCAGCTTGGGTCTGGCGGCGGTCAACGCGGCCAACGCGCCGGGGCCCGAGAGCGCCTCGGCCGCCCCGGGCGGGCCTGCCGACGAGCTCATCGTCGCCCTGGGGCAAAACGGCAAGGTGGGGCTGGTGGGCGAGTTTCCGTTCGTGTCCTCGCTGCGCGAACGGGTCGGTGAAATGCATCTCTTCGAGTTGCGCGACGTCCCGGGCGCAGTCCCGCCTCAGGCATGGGACGAGACCCTGGCCGGGCTCGACGTGCTCGCCGTGACAGGGACCGCGCTGTTGACCCGCCGGATGGCCTACTTCCTGAGCCGCGCCCGGCAGGCCACTGTTCTCGTGCTCGGGCCGAGCACCCCGCTGTCGAACTCCCTGTTCGAATTCGGGGCCGATTACCTGTGCGGTTCGGTGGTCACGGACCCCGAGCCCGTCCTCGACGGCATCCGCGCCGGCCTGCCCTTTCACCAGGTCAAGAAGAACGGCGGCATCCGCTTCACCCGCTGGACCCGCGAGGACCTGCCCGGTTGAGGCTGTCCTGCGGATTGCGCGGCTTCAGCCGGCTGCCAACCTTTCCTCCATCGTGCGGCGAAGACTTCGCACAATCGCCGCATGATACGCGGAGAATAACGCTACATCCGACAACAGGGGGCGTGGCCGCGGCGGGCTTGTGACCCGAAGCGGCTGTTGCCGCCGCTCGTGGGCGCATCGGGCCCGGGGTATGCGTTGGGACGGTTGCGTGATGTCGGCCAAGAGCTGCCGTCGCCGCATGCCTCATCGTCGCACTTCGCGATCAGTCACGAAAAAAGGGGGAAAGTCGCCTTTCCCCCTTCGATATCGTTGAGTGACCTCGCCGTTCTTCGTCCGGAGTTGCCGCCGGTTATCCCAGCGGCGTGTTCGGGATCAGCGTCCAGATGCCGCATGGGCAGGCTCCGGCGCAGAAGCCGCAGCCGATGCACTTCTCGCTGTCGCAGACCATTGCGAACTCGTTGTCCGGCAGGGCCTGGCGGCTGATGGCGCCGCGGGGGCAGATGGCCTCGCAGATGCCGCAGTCGCGGCACACGCCGCACGACGAGCACTCCTCGGCGCACTGGTCCAGGCTCTCGAAGCCGCCCAGGCGCGGGTCGAAGTAGGCCAGGTTCATGCGCGAGTAGTCGATGGTCTCGGACATGTGGTTGCCCGGGTCCATGTACTCGATGCGCGTCTTGAGCTCCTCCATCATGTCGGCCGTGACGGACAGGGGCCGGCGGCCGGCCACGATGTCGTCGATGGCCTGGGCCGCGCGGCGGCCGTCGCCGATGGCCTGGGTGAGTAAGCCCAGCTTGACCAGGTCGCCGATGGCGAAGACGTGCGGGTCCGTGGTCTGGTTGACCTCGTTGACGGTGATGAAGCCGCGTTCGCGGGCGATGTTCTCGGGGAAGGCCTCCAGGTCCGGCGTGTCGCCGATGGAGATAACGACCGTGTCGGCCGGCAGAACCCGCCCGTCCGTCAGGACCACGCCTTCGGCCGTGATCTCCTTGGTGAAGCAGGGCCACATGAACTGGGCCCCGGCCTTTTCG includes the following:
- a CDS encoding damage-control phosphatase ARMT1 family protein; the encoded protein is MRTSLDCLPCIVRQAADASRMVTDDDGVVLEIMKIVFDRLARADLSVTPPEIVRAVHAVIRRELHDADPFLSIKRKSTQRALDIAASAREAIRNAGNPFAAALAFSIAGNILDFGMRSEWNEAIITDSFSKALERSTAFDAEALARLRDEIAAADTVLVLGDNAGEAVFDRLLIEHFPRRKNVHYAVKASPVINDATWEDAAAAGIDEVAAIVSNGADIPGTVLWECSAEFQRIFHAADVVISKGQGNFETLNEDPRKIWFLFQVKCPVIANHYSFSVGDWMLLEKNGSCNEQDGLHSS
- a CDS encoding Rossmann-like domain-containing protein encodes the protein MSKTVCTHHENVKVKSRPPLQGGELRLAEEMVRSLARPEAVVERVVVGDKFLAVVAGSRVGLSSLLGARADDEGLRQVHTAEGRTVAELARNIMSCSAFCVSLGLAAVNAANAPGPESASAAPGGPADELIVALGQNGKVGLVGEFPFVSSLRERVGEMHLFELRDVPGAVPPQAWDETLAGLDVLAVTGTALLTRRMAYFLSRARQATVLVLGPSTPLSNSLFEFGADYLCGSVVTDPEPVLDGIRAGLPFHQVKKNGGIRFTRWTREDLPG